The Botrytis cinerea B05.10 chromosome 6, complete sequence region AGCTTGTACCCaacgaagatctatatattcttctCGATTGCCATCGacctccttctcttcttctgccacTCATTGCTCTCCAAAACAATCCATCAAAGCTGCAATGGCTCCCATCACTCACCTACGTCGGTCTAGCACTGCAACTCCTGTAGCTGCAAACCTCCTGCCAggatttgcttttgcttttgagtATGTATTTTAGCCTTTAGCATACATAGTTTCCAACCTGACTGGTCTACAGCATTGATGGTGTCCTGCTTCGATCCTCTTCGCCAATCCCTGGAGCATCCGAAGCTTTGAACTTACTTCATTCAAACAACATCCCTTTCATCTTATTGACCAATGGAGGAGGTAAACATGAAAGTGCTCGTGTCGCAGAGCTGAGCAAAAAGCTCAATGTTCCTCTTACTGAAGAGAACTTTGTTCAGTCGCACACACCATTCAAACAACTTGTTGAGGAGTCGGATACAACCGAGAGTCTTAAGGATAAGACAGTTCTTGTCActggtggagatggagataaaTGTCGCAAGGTTGCAGAAATGTTGGTccccctttttctttcctccgaGTAGGCTGTTTTGTTTCACAAGATAACCTTATATGGTGAATTCATTTGGGTTTGAGACATCAAACCTAGTAAAGATCCCAAGCAAATACCAAACATGTCTGGGAGACGAAGCTAACCTTGAATACACAGGTATGGTTTTACCAAGGTCGTCACACCTGGCGATATCCTCATGGCTTATCCTACCATCTGGCCCTTCAACCAAATCTTTAGCGAGTATTATAGCAAGGCTACACGCCCGCTTCCCAGACCAGTTGATCTACAAAACCTTCCTGAATCTCTCAAATTCGATGCAATTATGATCTTCAATGACCCTCGTGACTGGGCATTGGATACTCAAGTTGTACTCGATCTCCTCTTGTCTGAAAAGGGCATTCTCGGCACCTATTCCTCCAAGAACGGCGACACTTCACTACCTAACAACGGTTGGCAGCAAGATGAGCAACCaaagctttttttctcaAACCCAGATCTCTTTTGGGCAACGAACCATCATATGCCTCGTCTTGGCCAAGGAGGCTTCCAGGCATCTCTCGAAGGCGTTTGGAATGCTACTACCGGTGGAGCGAAGTTAGAACGCACTGTTATTGGTAAGCCACATCCAGCGACATACAAATATGCTGAGCGTGTACTCCACAAATATCGTACACACATGCTCGGTGGCAGTGGCGAATCCAAGCGAAAGATTCCACACCTGAAGCGCGTATTCATGGTCGGTGACAATCCAGAATCGGATATCCGTGGTGCCAACGAATTCGAATCATCTCACGGTACAGACTGGACCTCCGTTCTGGTCAAGACTGGGGTCTATAGAAGTGGTACAGTTCCTGCCCACAAGCCAAAGGCGATCGTCGGAGATGTCTATGAGGCTGTTAAGTGGGCTTTGGAGCAAGAAGGTTGGCATTCAGCGTTGtaatcatttcatttttgttaGTTGCTCTTTTTGCATTGTTGTGGGCGCGGCATATTTACTTTTGGACATGGGGATGGATAGGTTCTGTTTTGACACTGAAAAGCGAGCGAACGTTCCAAAAACAGACATGCATTGCGAATGGTGTTTCATAGAGTGGGGGAGTTTCGgttgcattttgatttttgtgatGTGCAAAACCATCATTTGAAGACAATGGATGAGATACCAATGAGGAATGGCAATAGCCAGCCACCTCACTTATATAGattagatggatggaaatataaagaattccaaAGCAAGAAAAGGTGATAGTATTATGAATATCATCGTATTTTGTACAAATGTGAGCTACCTTTCCAGATACGCGAAATTTGCAGAGTAGTGTCATCTTCATGAATTTGAGGCTAGTTGCGATTCACTTTGTTTCCGCCATCGTGATGTTCAAAACCTCTTCTTCCATGAACAAATCGAAGCCGGCCGATGATTTCCCTGACTGAGGAAAGTTCAATCATGTCGTGGTAAAGTACTACTTTAAGAGGGTGAATTAAATCAGGGTCGAAATGACATGGCTTTGTAGACTTTCAATTGAGATTAAGACGGACataaatcttttgatttgatatgtcTCGGGAGGACAAATCTAATAATTGCAAAGTCGAGGCTTGAGACGTGCTTCTTGGGATGCTAGGGAATCAGAAATAATCCTCCACAGATTATCATTCTTAAATGTCCGAAAGTAATTCGTTCATCATATTTTgttcttggatttcttttcatgATTCAAACTTCCCTCGAGCTTCCTCTGCGCAACAGAATCTAGCCCGCGGTAGAGTAGCGAGCGGGGCGGAATTATCCAGAAAAGTGACATTCTCGGCAAAAGCCGTTCTTTTTACACCGACGAAACGTCTACACTCACCCCTATCAAATTATTTCCCTCACGCCAACACATAGTGGATTTGGCGACGTATCGCAACCTCAAAGACCACAATTGCAGCAATACTcgactttcttttgattctcaATTCATGACGCTGGGGAGCATACCTTGCACATCATGAGTTATAGtaaaaaagatgaagatggcgaAATGGCCATCATGCGTGTGGATAGAACCTCTGTTTTCCAAGAAGGTCGGTGAACATTCCCAATAACAGGCCAGCTAAGCTAACATTCAAAGCTCGATTGTTTAACTCTTCCCCTATACAACCTCGAAGATGTCGTGTTCTCCTTACGAAGATTGCGCTTTTATTATACACCGGCGAGAAATTCCCTACCAACGAAGCCACTACCCTTTTCTTTGGTATCTCGAAGCTGTTCCAAAATAAAGATGCCAGCCTGCGGCAGATGGTCCACCTTATCATTAAGGAATTGGCGCATTCCGCAGAGGATATTATTATGGTCACAAGTACAATCATGAAGGATACTGGTGGAGGAACAGATGCGATCTACAGGCCAAATGCCATTCGGGCGTTGTGTCGTATCATTGATGTGAGTGCGCCGGCTTATTTTAAGGGATATCATTGACACAGCCAGGCCTCCACAGTCCAGAGTATTGAACGAGTAATGAAGACCGCAATTGTCGACAAGAACCCTTCCGTATCCTCTGCTGCCTTGATATCTTCCTACCACCTCTTACCTATAGCTCGCGATGTTGTTCGAAGATGGCAAAGCGAAACACAAGAAGCTGCAACAGCTACGAAATCGTCGGGTGGCTTCTCCCTTGGTTTCTCGACTTCCAGCAGCCAAATGCCAGTTAACAACTCAACAATGGCACAATACCATGCGATTGGtcttttatatcaaatgaGGATGCACGACAGAATGGCATTAGTTAAGATGGTTCAGCAATTTGGGGCCGCAGGTGCTGTTAAGAGTCCCGCTGCAACTGTCATGCTCGTCCGCCTGGCAGCACAACTggcagaagaagatcaaCAACTCCGAAAACCAATGATGCAACTCTTGGATGGCTGGCTCCGACACAAGAGTGAAATGGTGAACTTTGAGGCTGCCAAAGCCATTTGCGACATGCGAGACGTCACAGATGCTGAAGTTACTCAAGCCATTCATGTCTTGCAGCTTTTCCTTACCTCGCCAAGAGCTGTCACCAAATTTGCTGCGATTCGCATACTTCACAACTTCGCCTCCTTCAAGCCCCAAGCTGTTCATCCTTGCAACCCAGATATCGAACTTCTCATCTCGAACTCCAATAGATCAATTGCTACCTTTGCCATCACCACCCTTTTGAAGACCGGCAACGAAGCCAGTGTTGATCGATTGATGAAGCAAATTTCAGGATTCATGGCTGATATTACAGACGAGTTCAAGATCACCATTGTAGAAGCCATCCGTACCCTCTGTCTGAAGTTCCCCAACAAGCAAGCCGGCATGCTAGCATTCCTCAGTGGTATACTTCGCGATGAAGGAGGATATGAGTTTAAGCGCGCTGTAGTGGAGAGCATGTTTGACTTGATCAAGTTCGTTCCAGATTCAAAGGAAGATGCGTTGGCACATCTCTGTGAGTTCATTGAGGATTGTGAGTTCACAAAATTGGCTGTGCGcatccttcatcttctcggATTGGAAGGCCCAAAAACATCCCAACCCACCAAGTACATCAGATACATCTACAATCGAGTGGTTCTTGAGAATGCTATTGTACGAGCTGCCGCAGTCACAGCATTGGCAAAATTTGGTGTTGCACAGAAAGATCCAGAGGTCAAGCGCAGTGTTACCGTTCTCCTTACCAGATGTttggatgatgttgatgatgaagttcGTGACCGTGCTGCATTGAACTTGAGATTGATGTCAGAGTCTGATGATACCGCGGATCGTTTCATCAAGAATGGTAtgttttgataattataTCTTCCCCTGCATCACTCTAACCATTTACAGAAAACACTTTCGCTTTGCCATACCTCGAGCATCAACTTGTTATGTACGTCACAGCTGATGACAAATCAACTTTCGATGATCCTTTCGATATTGCTTCGGTTCCGGTTGTTACCAAGGAGCAAGCAGACGCAGAGGAGCGAACCAAGAAACTCACAACAGTCACACCAACAATCAAGGCTCCAAAATCTGGTCCCACCAAGACTTCACAATCTGGCGCCGAAGCTGTTGCTTCCGCTTCTGCAACTGCTCAGAAGTATGCCCAGGAGTTACTCAAGATTCCAGAAATTACGCCATATGGTGCTGTATTGAAATCATCTCCTGTTGTTGAATTAACAGAATCGGAGACTGAATACGTTGTCACCGTCGTCAAGCATATCTTCAAGGAACATATTGTTCTTCAATATGAGGTTAAGAATACCCTACCAGATACTGTTCTTGAAGAAGTGTCCGTGGTTGCGAGCCCATCTGATGAGGAAGAGCTCGAGGAAGATTTCATCATTCCTGCTACCAAGCTCGTCACTGATGAGCCAGGTACTATTTATGTATCTTTCAAGAAAATCAGTGGTGAAGCTGCTTTCCCTTCAAGTACCTTTACCAATATCCTCAAGTTTACCACTAAAGAAATTGATCCAACAACTGGTGAGCCTGAAGACACTGGTTATGATGATGAGTATCAAGTCGAGGATCTCGAACTTACCGGCAGCGACTATGTTGTCCCTGCTTTTGCTGGTAACTTCAATCACATTTGGGAGCAAGTTGGTGCCTCCGGCGAGGAAGCCGAAGAGACACTCCAATTGAGTGGTGTCAAGAGTATAGCAGGTATGTTTTCTTTCTGGAAAAtgcttttgattgaaaaccTAATAATTTTACAGATGCTACTGAACAACTTACCAAAACACTTTCACTACAACCCCTCGATGGTACTGATGTACCAATCAACACAACTACTCACACACTCAAATTATTTGGTAAAACAGTTACCGGAGGAAGAGTTGTGGCTAATATCCGGATGGCTTATTCTAGTAAGTCGGGGGTCACAAGCAAAATTGTGGTTCGTGGTGAGGAAGAAGGGATTGCAGCTTTGGTTATTGGGTCTGTTGCTTAGGGGTTAGCGATTTCATGGAGTTGAAAGTTGGGTGCATTTGATGATTGTTGTTTAGATAATGGGTATAAGACGCTGTGGAAAAATGGATTGGCTTCATCTcatggaagatggaggatACAGCATGAATCATCGAgtcaaaaatatgaaatgtGTCACAATTAATAAGATTTGGCATGTTCGCTTTTTCGTAGTACCCATAGTTCCTTTGGTTTTCCAGATCCAGATGAACAGGTGGAGAAGTACCTAGTCTAATGTTCAATAGTGCGGTATTGATCTCATCTGAGTTGATATACAAACAAATTTGCAACTTGAATTGATACGATTCACTTAATACTATTCACGATAGGAgtattttgaagaaaattcTGCAATCAATTGCACAATGTGTTGGCTCTGTGGCCCTGGGTTTCTTTACTGCTTGCCCCTATCAGAATGCCTGAAAAGCTCGGTACTGATATGACGTTGCATAACTTGGGGCTTGGCACGTTTTCTCGAATTTAGAATTCTTGATTTGAGGTGTCTCGATTTTTCCTCACATACGACAAAGAACGAAAGAACATCgttgaagaatttcaaatccttctcaTGAAATTTATCCTTACTCGAAGATCCTCCTAAACAACCCAAGGTCTCGTCACAATGGTGTACGTACGACAAGAAAAACTTCCAGGCCTCAAGCAGTACAAATATTCTGGTGTCGACCATTCCCTCTTATCTCGATATGTTCTCAAGCCATTCTACACAAATTTCGTGATAAAATGTTTCCCGATGAGCATGGCACCGAATCTGATTACCCTTACGGGTTTCAGCTTCGTCGTTATCAATATCCTGACTTTGCTGTGGTATAATCCGACGCTTGATGTGGATTGTCCACCTTGGGTGTATGCCAGTTGGGCTGTTGGATTATTCTTGTATCAAACCTTTGACGCGGTCGATGGGACTCAGGCGTATGTTTACATTCTTTTGCAATTGAcacgaaagaaagaaaaaaagctaaCACGGCGCGCGTCGAAATTACAGACGACGAACACATCAAAGTGGGCCGCTTGGAGAGCTCTTCGATCATGGTGTTGACGCAGTCAATACTTCTCTCgaatgtttgatttttgcGGCTTCGCAGAACTTTGGAATGGGCTGGAAGACAGTCATGGTCTTATTTGCTTGTGCGAACTCAATTTGTGACCTCTTGCCAGCATTATGCTAACGATTGACAGCTCTCCTCACATTCTACGTACAAACCTGGGACGAATATCACACAAAGACATTGACATTGGGCTTGGTTTCTGGACCTGTGGAAGGAATCGTTATCCTCATCACAGTCTACGCGTTTACTGCAATCAAAGGCGGGGCGAGTTTCTGGAGTCAATCGATGTTCAGAACTGTTGGCATCCCACATTACGAGTTTATTCCTGAATTCATTTATGAATTGCCATTCAATGAGTGGTATATGGTTCAGGGTGGAATTGTGCTGGTTCTCAACACTGTACAGAGGTAAATCTACCCCTCCTTGACCCTTGTCAAAATGTCTCACAGCTAACGACCCCTCCAGCTCCATAAATGTGATCAAAGCTCGCAGAGCTCGTGGAGACAGATCTCGAGGCGCGCTCTTGGGTCTCgttcccttcttcttcacgtGGTCGCTCATTCCAGCCTACCTTTATCTCAATCCGGAAATTCTCTACAATCATCTCGTTCCTTTCGTTTTCTTCGCTGGGCTTGTCAATGCTTATTCGGTGGGCCAGATGATCACTGCCCATTTGGTCAAATTGCCATTCCCTTACACGAATGTGTTGAACCTACCGCTTGCTTATGGCGTCTTTGACTCTGCAGGGCCATTTTTGAAGGAGAATTTTGGATTCGGATGGCCGAGTGCTCTTGGTGGCGGTGTATACCAAGTCGCATATCTCTTCTGCATGCTTGGTGTTGCGGTTGGAGTTTATGGAAGCTTTGTGGTGAGTATCcgtttcttcatcttcgaatTTCGTTTGCTAATACCGTAAGGTTGATGTGATTGTTACAATTTGCGATTACTTAGACATCTGGTGCTTAACTATTAAACATCCATGGaacgaggaagaggaggcaAAGAAGGCCAATTAGAGTAACCACTTACAACGAATATAACGCGAACACGACGGCAGGGGTTTTGAGCATAGGTCGGAGCTGGTCTAGGGTTGGGATGGCTGGGCGGATACTTGCAAGAGTATAATATTCGGTTTGTATATATGCCATTTATAGCAATTTAACAGACTAATCCATCTACCTTtacattctttctcttcctcgttTGTGCTGCCAAGGATACAACCTTCATTCTACGTGATACATATATCAAGAAGGATAAAAAGGCTAGCTAAAATTAGTTTTTTAGTGCCTGCGAAGTCGTGCACAATTTTGCAATTCGATCTGAGATGCTAGGCGAGGCTCGCTTTTAGAATATCCACCTTAATTACCCATGACATCTTCGCCTTTGCTTCTCCCCGCATGTGAAACATTTTTTCCGTTGAACTGTTTCTTATGCCGCCCTCGAGACAATTCAACGGACATGgtgaaatgaatttttgcAATTCGGACGACCGGATGCAGCgcctcaatatcaatatgtcACCCCGTTTCTACACAATTAATCATTCAATACTGCTGAAAGGAATTGCAAATCTCGGTCTATGTGAAGCCGAAACCGCGAGTTGTGTATTCTAGGGTTGTAGTGACGATGAGCATCCAGGTCGATCTTGTTTCGATCCGCCATAGTTAAATTTCATGCATTCTGCATTCCTAATTCGGAGGTCATATTTCTCCGAAGGAAGTCAATTGGATCAAGCTTGATCTGAAGTTAGATCTGAGCCTGTAATTCCCTGTTTACTGTGCAAAATCTGCATGGTATTAGCCCAACCCCGCACAATGCAATGGAGATTTAGAAATGGCGAAGATGCACAGTCACATTTTGCCGAATGTTTGTATCTATTTAAGGTTCTATAGTGTCTCTGTATTACAACCCacatataatttattttttatctATACTTTGAGATAGCTATCTATCACTCATAATGAAATCGCTTCATTATCTCGCGATTTTGGCTGTCTCGCTCTTCAGTAGCATCAATGGAAATCCGACAGTCCTTACTTCTCGAGCTACTTGTACCGTTCAACCCAGTTTGAACGGTACGGATGATGCTCCTGCTATTCTATCTGCATTTAAAACATGCGGTAAGGATGGTACTGTCGTCTTCCTCAATCATACATATACCATCAATAGTATCATGAACACCACGGGACTGTCCAATTGCAACATAGATATCTATGGAACACTATTGGTGCGTTTTCAAGGCTCCTCGTACATCAACTTCGTCAACTGACTTCCTATATTAAGTGGTCCACAAATATAACCTACTGGCTGAACCACTCCATGGCTTTCGGCTATCAAAACCAAACTTCAGCATGGTGGCTCGGTGGCGATAACATCAACGTGAACGGATACGGATACGGGACTTTGGATGGCAATGGACAAGCTTGGTATGATTTTGTCAAGGGAATTTCGAACTATCCAAACAGACCTCACGCGCTTACGATATGGAATGCGACGAATTCTGTATTCAAAGGGTTACGATTCGTGCAGAGTCAGATGTGGTATGTTTTATTCCAATCATCTGATTTTATGGtattcaaagatttaatGAATAAAATAGGACCATGACAGTCTTCAAGTCCTCCTCGATTCTCCTCCAAGACATCTACGTGAATAGTACTTCCTCTTCCGGCAGTCCCTCGCGTAACACAGACGGTGCAGATACCATCTACAGTGACAATATTCACTTTGATCGCTGGACAGTTGTTAATGGTGATGATAGCATATCTATGAAAGCTAATAGTACCAACATATTAATCACAAACTCCACTTTCTACAACGGGCTGGGAGTCGCAATAGGTAGTATTGGACAGTACAAGGGTGTATACGAGAGTATTGAAAATGTGACGGCGACGGGAATCGTATTTTACAAGACGTTGCATGGAGGATATGTGAAAACGTGGACTGGAGAGCAAGTGGGATATCCACCCAatggtggaggtgggggTTTGGGATGTGAGTATTCTGGGACATGTTCTTTGGGGATCTTGAGAACGTTTCTAACATGAATGCAGTTGCGAAAAACATAacatttgaaaatttctcCTTCCATTCCTTAAGGGGACCACCCTTCTCTATTTCACAATGTACGACGTTCTCTGGCACAGTAGGAAATTGTTCTTCGTCAGCGTGTAAGCACTCCAGCTCtcattctcctcttctccccttTCCCAATCCTACTACTTCATGGTTCTAAAGACATCTCCCCATGGGGAATATTACCACGTCCTCCCGAGCTAATGCCTTACAGTTCAACTAAGCGATCTGAATATGTACAACATATCCGGCAGCATGACGAATCCTATAACCAGTTTCCAATGTAGTGCTGTCGCCCCTTGCACAGACATCACTATGGAAAACATCAACGTCGTAGATGCGAATAAGACGGCTGGTGTAGGGTATAAATGTACAAATGTAGTTGGAACGACAGGGTTCACTTGTACGGGCCGTACTTGAATTTacgaaaatgatgaagaatttgtGGGTCTCCCTATAAGGACATCGGGAGAAGAGACATTCATGAGAGTTTTGGGATACGACCTGGAAGAATGATGGATTAGCCGAATGGATTGAGATAAATATATTGCTTAGGTGCATTCAGTAACTCTTTACTAACTGGAGGAAACTCTAGCACAACTCAGAATGCACCTCTAATAAGTATGCACATCACTTTGTGGCCGTACAGAATAATTGAGATGTACACAATAGAACACTGCATATGCACTGCCGGGCTACCATTGAACCCATCGGTGTCGACTCCGAGATTCTCGTATGGCCTATCAAGAATGATTGTCCTATGTGATTGAAAGAATCTAATTAGTCGTGCCAGTAAGAGTAAATAAAAGAGTCATTGTAACATTAATGTGTTGTACAAAGAAGTCTTCAGCGAATTTTGATAGGAATTGCGATATACTATATGCGTGCGACAAAAGCAGCATATTCacgtatattatatacaagCCTTCGAGCATATTACTGATGAAGGCGAAATGTAATAGTGAAGCTGAATTGAATTGGGCTGAGTTTGAGCAGTGGTTTGAACTTGTGTAGTATAGCTACACGAAAGAGGATTGGAAGATGATTTTGTAGGAACTTCAAAATTGACTAATTGGATAGGCGAAAGCTCGAATAGTTAAATAGGTCTGGTATCTTCATGACATAACTGGGTAATATACATGTTCGGAATCATTCTGATGATCCGCCAGATCTGGCGCAAGCCTCCAGGCGAGTATGGGGTTCCTTTCCAAATTTGGATGgtttggatgagatgaatagCGTGGATTATATTGAATGTACAGTTTAAAAACTTGGGCAACGACGAGTCTGACATACTATCCTATTGGGACTCTTAGAAAGTTCGCAAACAAGAGCCACGGATGGCTTTCATTCAATTACCACTTGTTTGTTTTATTGATCTCTGCTGGTATATATTCTCTTTGGCTTTTATCTCGGTCACAGCCTGCCCTTTGGTCGGCGGTGGAGAACCGACGAACCATTCAAGCATCACTTTCGTGAGACCCGTTAGTTTTAGATGACCACAAGACTATTTTGCTGAAATTTTTATCAAGCTTATTGTAATTCTGTTATggttcaatattcaatacacAATTTCGACACTCTACAAATATATCATCGTTTCACATCGATTCTTACAATAATAAACACATTCTTGTCATCACGAAGAATCATTACAGTAGCGAATAAACATGGCACAGCGAGTCGATGTTTTTTGGTATCAACTGCCAGATAATTCAATCGCTCTcaccgaagaagaaactgaAGATACATTTTCTTCCAAGCAAGATGGAAAATGAGAGATTGTTTTTGGCCCGTACAAAGAGGCGGAGAGAGTTTTAGGGACATAGGACTGTGGTGATGAGTCAAGTTCTCTTCAAAAGCTAGCGAAAACATGGATGGCACAAGATACCACAGGGacaaatgaaaaaaaaaaaatggaaaataagaaaagcaGATAAAAAAAACTGAGATATAACTTAAACTGCATCCATGAAAGCTATTATTTATCAATACGCGTATGTTCTAGACGTAGAAAAAAACCATATCCGTCATCGACTACCTAAACACTGAAAGTCACTTGAGC contains the following coding sequences:
- the Bcsec21 gene encoding Bcsec21; the encoded protein is MSYSKKDEDGEMAIMRVDRTSVFQEARLFNSSPIQPRRCRVLLTKIALLLYTGEKFPTNEATTLFFGISKLFQNKDASLRQMVHLIIKELAHSAEDIIMVTSTIMKDTGGGTDAIYRPNAIRALCRIIDASTVQSIERVMKTAIVDKNPSVSSAALISSYHLLPIARDVVRRWQSETQEAATATKSSGGFSLGFSTSSSQMPVNNSTMAQYHAIGLLYQMRMHDRMALVKMVQQFGAAGAVKSPAATVMLVRLAAQLAEEDQQLRKPMMQLLDGWLRHKSEMVNFEAAKAICDMRDVTDAEVTQAIHVLQLFLTSPRAVTKFAAIRILHNFASFKPQAVHPCNPDIELLISNSNRSIATFAITTLLKTGNEASVDRLMKQISGFMADITDEFKITIVEAIRTLCLKFPNKQAGMLAFLSGILRDEGGYEFKRAVVESMFDLIKFVPDSKEDALAHLCEFIEDCEFTKLAVRILHLLGLEGPKTSQPTKYIRYIYNRVVLENAIVRAAAVTALAKFGVAQKDPEVKRSVTVLLTRCLDDVDDEVRDRAALNLRLMSESDDTADRFIKNENTFALPYLEHQLVMYVTADDKSTFDDPFDIASVPVVTKEQADAEERTKKLTTVTPTIKAPKSGPTKTSQSGAEAVASASATAQKYAQELLKIPEITPYGAVLKSSPVVELTESETEYVVTVVKHIFKEHIVLQYEVKNTLPDTVLEEVSVVASPSDEEELEEDFIIPATKLVTDEPGTIYVSFKKISGEAAFPSSTFTNILKFTTKEIDPTTGEPEDTGYDDEYQVEDLELTGSDYVVPAFAGNFNHIWEQVGASGEEAEETLQLSGVKSIADATEQLTKTLSLQPLDGTDVPINTTTHTLKLFGKTVTGGRVVANIRMAYSSKSGVTSKIVVRGEEEGIAALVIGSVA